In Corylus avellana chromosome ca2, CavTom2PMs-1.0, the following proteins share a genomic window:
- the LOC132170136 gene encoding uncharacterized protein LOC132170136, which translates to MTLTEWPAIDEIWKAKRKHESALELTKLLAKMDTTWANSLKVEDRPISLRKGSNSLDDDDKGGAGKGEGGDQTPDTPLLIAASEGIVEIFDEIHDVHPQAIEHISKDEVTIVVVAICHRQREIFRCLKMMKGVMEHRLFSLIDKQGYTILHHAADMKNYNGGTRAGPALQLQEELQWFERVRKIVPSHYVMHRNNAGKTAEELFKEQHAGLLEKAERWIKETSHSCSAIAILVATVVFTAALTVPGGNDQQGHPVFLNSPFFLFFTIMDVVSLASSLTYVVMFLSILTSPFKQENFLKSLPRKLMIGFTLLFLSMTTTMLSFTATIFLINHFEKKALTVTLINIAVLLPVSIFVLMQFPLYVALSSNMHSLFKKIMKKALRKTSIPLFSRLVTARHVR; encoded by the exons ATGACATTGACAGAATGGCCGGCAATCGATGAAATATGGAAGGCGAAGAGAAAGCATGAATCAGCTCTTGAACTCACCAAGTTGCTAGCGAAGATGGATACTACATGGGCAAACAGTTTAAAAGTAGAAGACAGACCCATTTCCTTGAGGAAAGGATCAAACTCTTTGGACGACGATGACAAAGGAGGCGCCGGTAAAGGAGAAGGAGGAGATCAAACACCTGACACCCCATTGCTTATTGCAGCAAGTGAAGGAATAGTTGAAATATTTGACGAGATACACGATGTGCATCCTCAGGCAATTGAGCACATTAGCAAGGATGAGGTAACTATAGTGGTTGTGGCAATTTGCCACCGTCAAAGAGAAATCTTTCGGTGTCTAAAGATGATGAAAGGGGTAATGGAACATCGGTTGTTTTCACTGATTGATAAGCAAGGCTACACCATATTGCATCACGCTGCAGACATGAAGAACTATAATGGAGGGACTCGCGCTGGTCCTGCACTCCAATTGCAGGAGGAGTTGCAATGGTTCGAG CGTGTGCGAAAGATAGTTCCCTCTCATTATGTCATGCACCGCAACAATGCCGGTAAGACTGCAGAAGAGCTTTTCAAAGAGCAACATGCCGGGCTTCTCGAGAAGGCGGAAAGGTGGATAAAGGAGACCTCTCATTCGTGCTCTGCGATCGCAATCCTTGTTGCCACTGTTGTTTTCACAGCTGCTTTGACCGTCCCAGGAGGTAACGATCAGCAGGGTCATCCAGTTTTCCTTAATTCTcccttcttcttgttcttcacCATCATGGACGTTGTCTCCCTTGCGAGCTCCTTGACTTACGTCGTCATGTTCCTCTCCATCCTCACGTCTCCATTTAAGCAAGAAAATTTCCTCAAATCTCTCCCTCGGAAGCTCATGATTGGTTTCACCTTACTCTTCCTCTCCATGACAACCACCATGCTCTCTTTCACGGCCACCATTTTTCTCATCAATCATTTCGAAAAGAAAGCTTTGACTGTCACTCTCATTAATATTGCTGTATTGCTTCCCGTCTCCATCTTTGTGCTTATGCAGTTCCCCTTGTATGTTGCACTCTCCAGTAATATGCATTCCCttttcaagaaaattatgaagaaGGCTCTTCGCAAGACTTCCATTCCTCTTTTTTCAAGGCTGGTAACCGCAAGACATGTACGTTAA